In Falco cherrug isolate bFalChe1 chromosome 5, bFalChe1.pri, whole genome shotgun sequence, one DNA window encodes the following:
- the MKRN1 gene encoding E3 ubiquitin-protein ligase makorin-1 has product MAEAVALGTTAGAAAAAAALGTSAAAAAGATAAAFDFAAVPPPAMGLGGGGWTKQVTCRYFMHGVCKEGDNCRYSHDLSTSHSAMVCRYYQRGCCAYGDRCRYEHTKPLKEEEMTDVDPDAKIYPSVSSDFASLPETVEEFIAEMEDENADLAAAGVGAEDWVNAVEFIPGQPYCGRAAPSCAEAPLQEMVIEEEYEKQQADVEMKKELCPYAAVGECRYGENCVYIHGDVCDMCGLQVLHPIDAAQRSQHIKSCIEAHEKDMELSFAVQRSKDMVCGICMEVVYEKANPSERRFGILSNCSHTYCLKCIRKWRSAKQFESKIIKSCPECRITSNFVIPSEYWVEEKEEKQKLIQKYKEAMSNKPCRYFDEGRGSCPFGGNCFYKHAYPDGRREEPQRPKVGTSSRCRAQRRNRFWEFIEERENGDPFETDEDEVVTFELGEMLLMLLAAGGDDELTDSEDEWDLFHDELEDYYDLDL; this is encoded by the exons ATGGCGGAGGCGGTGGCTTTGGGAACAACGGCGGGcgccgcggcggccgccgcggccCTGGGAACAtccgccgccgcggccgcggGAGCGACAGCCGCGGCTTTCGACTTTGCAGCCGTGCCGCCGCCCgccatggggctgggaggaggcgGCTGGACCAAGCAGGTCACTTGCAG ATATTTCATGCATGGAGTTTGCAAGGAAGGAGACAACTGTCGCTACTCCCATGACCTCTCCACTAGTCATTCTGCTATGGTGTGCAGGTATTATCAGCGGGGATGCTGTGCTTATGGAGATCGTTGCAG ATATGAGCACACCAAGCCActgaaagaggaggaaatgaCTGATGTGGACCCAGATGCAAAAATTTATCCCTCGGTATCCTCAGACTTTGCATCACTCCCTGAAACAGTTGAAGAATTTATTGCTGAGATGGAAGATGAAAATGCAGatctggcagctgcaggagtaGGTGCTGAAGACTGGGTGAATGCTGTAGAGTTTATCCCTGGGCAGCCATACTGTGGACGTG ctgctccttcCTGTGCTGAAGCACCCTTGCAGGAAATGGTGATTGAGGAAGAAtatgaaaagcagcaagcagatGTGGAGATGAAGAAGGAGCTGTGCCCCTATGCTGCAGTAGGAGAATGCCGTTATGGAGAAAACTGCGTGTATATCCATGGGGATGTGTGTGATATGTGTGGGCTGCAGGTTTTGCATCCAATTGATGCTGCGCAAAGATCCCAGCACATAAAG TCTTGCATTGAAGCTCATGAGAAGGACATGGAGCTTTCCTTTGCTGTCCAACGTAGTAAAGACATGGTGTGCGGGATATGCATGGAAGTGGTGTATGAGAAAGCTAATCCTAGTGAGCGCCGCTTTGGGATCCTCTCCAACTGCAGCCACACCTACTGTCTCAAGTGCATCCGCAAGTGGAGGAGTGCTAAACAATTTGAGAGCAAGATTATAAA GTCCTGCCCAGAATGTCGGATCACATCTAACTTTGTCATTCCAAGTGAGTACTGggtggaagagaaggaagagaagcagaaactcATTCAGAAATACAAGGAGGCAATGAG caaCAAGCCATGCAGGTATTTTGATGAAGGCCGTGGGAGCTGTCCGTTTGGAGGGAACTGTTTTTACAAGCATGCCTACCCTGATGGCCGCCGAGAGGAGCCACAGAGACCCAAAGTGGGAACATCAAGTAGATGCCGg GCCCAGCGAAGGAATCGGTTCTGGGAATTCATTGAGGAGCGGGAGAATGGGGATCCGTTTGAGACCGACGAGGATGAGGTGGTGACCTTCGAGCTTGGTGAGATGTTGCTTATGCTGTTGGCAGCCGGAGGTGACGATGAGCTAACGGATTCAGAAGATGAGTGGGACTTGTTTCATGATGAGCTGGAAGATTATTATGACTTGGATCTATAG